In Quercus robur chromosome 11, dhQueRobu3.1, whole genome shotgun sequence, the sequence GGTTTTTAAATATCTGTCGGGTATATCTAAACCTAATACTATACCTGCAACTTCAGTCGTAATTCTTGATTGTGgcatgtcttcttcttcttcttcttcttcttcctctttggGTGCCTCCTCTTCCGGTGGCTCTTTGAGCATAATCAAGTGGTACAAAAggtccaacaaatgaggatgcTTCAAAGCTATGGAAGCTAGGTAGTTCTCTAGCACATGGAGTGGAGAGAGTGCTTTACAATAACCCAACAACATTTGAGGAAGAAATTTCTCAATGATAGTtgacttctttttcttcttagatGCAACATTGCTTGAGTTTGGCTCTGAGCATTCAATGAGCAAGATATTTTTCAGCACAATAATTGGAATTTGGTTCTCAAGCATCATTGTATCTCTGAGCATCCCATCTTGGGCCAGTCTCGTTCCTGCGGTGTCAACTAAGCCATGCAAAATATTTGAAGAGGTTAGAGTATCTTTGCCAACGCCATAATAACATAGCAACTCAAATAGAAACAAAGCATTAATAGCCATTGCATATGCTATTTCAGAGTCATCAGCTTTCAAGTACATTTGGTAACAAGAACGTACAGATGGAACTAGCTGCTTTAGTTCAGAAATGAGTTCTTTGAACTCAATTCTTCCAAACCCCTTATGCATTTTTCTTGCTACACCAACCTTGTACATCTGCATTGATTCAAGCTCCAATCGGTTATGATGCAATAGTCCTAATCCTACTACTTGTGGACAATAAGCTTCTGGTTTGGAAGCTTTTAGAAAGTCAGGCACTTTAAAGACACAAATAGGAACATCAGTGTCATTGCTGTGGATGATGTTATTGATAGCAATGATCCATTGATCTTGCGGTtgattaaagtttaaacttgaGG encodes:
- the LOC126704773 gene encoding putative UPF0481 protein At3g02645; its protein translation is MASSLNFNQPQDQWIIAINNIIHSNDTDVPICVFKVPDFLKASKPEAYCPQVVGLGLLHHNRLELESMQMYKVGVARKMHKGFGRIEFKELISELKQLVPSVRSCYQMYLKADDSEIAYAMAINALFLFELLCYYGVGKDTLTSSNILHGLVDTAGTRLAQDGMLRDTMMLENQIPIIVLKNILLIECSEPNSSNVASKKKKKSTIIEKFLPQMLLGYCKALSPLHVLENYLASIALKHPHLLDLLYHLIMLKEPPEEEAPKEEEEEEEEEDMPQSRITTEVAGILVKGLLELPWSNLDSSSINNNALDEKEILVPTASKLCDGGVKFSFTNHITAIGFDHGATTFKLPNIKIDVNSEVIIRNLVAFEATSKFDESESESLVFTQYIELMNGIIETTKDVKVLRHHGILKTESLKDDEVVKIFSGMSKSVQLASTHELYKAIADVNNYYNGLRKAKARKFAKKCVFTLWNVRTLFAAILFRL